The following nucleotide sequence is from Synechococcus sp. CBW1004.
CCGCCGGCGGGCACCTCATGCACCTCCAGGGCCTTGATGATCTGTCCAGGCCGGGGAAGCTCGGCCACCTCGACGAAGCGCACCACCTCCACATGCCCCAGGACCGCCAGCCGCAGAGGCGGCAGCGGCGGCAGCTGCTCCAGGGGCAAGGGCACCGCCGTCAGATCAGCGGCGGACGCGGGGGGGAGGCTCATGGGCCCACAGGCGTGGGGCTTTCAGTGTTGCAGGAGTCGGCGAAGCGAGGCGTGCTGTGCCGGATGCGCCGAGGCCGTCCATGCACAAAAAGGCCCGGTGGTTCTCCACCGGGCTTTTGTCAGATGGTGTGTCGCAGCTGAATGGGATCAGCCCAGACCGATCTGGCTGAGGATGCCCTGGCCGGTGAGCAGTTCGGTGGCGAGGCCGATCACAAAGCCGAGCATGGCCAGGCGGCCGTTCCAGGTCTCGGCGAAGGCCACGAAACCGAAGCGGGAGGTGGGAGTGGTCATGGGGATGTCGCGTCTTTGCGAAACGTAAAGGAACTGTAGCGTTGTGTAAAGCCGCTCGGCGGGTCGATGGTGTTCGGCTGACCTGCCCGTTCGGTCCCGCCGGGCGGGGGGGTCAGCAGATCCGAGGCAGGAGCTCCCCGCTCTGGGGTGCCAGCAGGCGCTCGCTGCCGAAGGGCGTGCGCAGCAGCACCTGAGCCGTTGCCGCGCCGTTCCCCCCGGCGCTGCCGGGCTGCACCTCGCCGATCCAGCCGCCCCCCAGCGGCTGCAGCAGCTGCAGGCTGGTCTCCAGGTCCTGCGGTGCCACCACCAGCAGACAGCGCCCCTCATTGGCCAGATGCAGCGGATCGAAGCCCAGCAGGTCGCAGCAGCGGGCCACGGCTGGGCACACCGGCAGGCGCTCCTCCTCCAGAACCAGTGCGTGGCCGCCGGCCTCCGCCAGTTCCTGCAGGGCCGCCGCCAGGCCACCGCGGGTGAGGTCGCGCAGGCAGCGTGGCCGAACACCCGTGGCCAGGAGCTGCTCCACCAGGGGCCAGAGCGGCGCGCAGTCGCTGGGCAGCGGGGGCTGCAGGTCCAGGCTGTGACGGGCCGCCAGCACCGCCACCCCGTGGCGCCCGAGATCGCCGCTCACCAGCAGCTGATCGCCGGCGCGGATCCGCTCCGGGCCGATCGGCTCCGGCGTCTCCAGCAGGCCGATGCCACTGGTGTTGATGTACAGGCCGTCGGCCTTGCCCCGCTCCACCACCTTCGTGTCGCCCGTGACCACAACCACGCCACAGTCGCGGGCCGCCTGACGCAGCGAGCCCAGCAGGCGGCGGAGGCGTTCGAGCTCCAGCCCCTCCTCCAGGATCAGCCCCAGGCTCAGATGCAGCGGCCGGGCTCCGGCCATCGCCAGGTCGTTGCAGGTGCCGATCACCGCCAGCTTGCCGATGTCGCCGCCGGCGAATTCCAGGGGCGTCACCACATAGCTGTCGGTGGTGAAGGCCAGCCGGCCGTGCGGCAGCTGCAGCCGTGCGGCATCGTGCAGCGCCAGGGCGGGATCGGCGTAGAGCGGCCGCAGTTCCCGTTCGATGAGCGCGCGCATCAGCGTGCCGCCGCCGCCATGGGCGAGGCGGATGCGTTCGGGCTCGCTGCCCCCGGGCAGCTCAGCGGGGGAGGGACTGCCTTGCATCACCGCGTTCGTCGCTCGCCTGGGGCCGTGGCCGCAGCCTGGCAGCGGCGCGGGGTCTTCCGCCTGGCCCACCTGCCAACCGCCTCCCGCCTCCGCAGGTCAGCCCATGGGGCCAGCGGCTGGAGGCACGGTTTCAGCAGGCCCGCAGTACCAGCATCCGGTTGTTGGACGGCATCGCCACATCCGCCACGGGCTCCAGGCCCAGGCCACGGGCCATCTCGAGCAGCGCCGCCGCATCACGCACCCCCATGGCGGGATCGAGGCTGCGCAGGTGGGCATCGAAGGCCGCATTGCTCGCCGCGGTGTGCACGCCGTGGTCGTGGAAGGGGCCGTAGAGCAGCAGCAGGCCGCCCTCCTGCAGTGCCCTGCGGCTGCCGGCCAGCAGGGGTGGCAGCGCCGTCTCCGGAAGGATGTGGCAAGTGTTGGCGCTGAACACCGCATCCCAGGGTCCGGGAGGCCAGGTTTCGGCGCGGGTCACATCCAGCTCCAGCGGCGCCGGCAGCGACGCTCCCGCCGCCAGCTCCACCGGAGCCTCCTGCAGCGCCGCGCGCAGATCGGCCAGGGCCTCGGCCCGTTCACTGGTCTGCCAGTGCAGGCCAGCCAGCTGGCTGCAGAAGAAGCGGGCGTGCTGGCCGCTGCCCGATCCGACTTCCAGCACCCGCAGCGGCGGCTGCAGCCAGTCGCGCAGCATCGACAGGATCGGCTGCTTGTTGCGTTCGCAGGCAGGGGAGAAGAGCACGCTGTTTTCGCTGGGGAGTGAACTGCTGGCCGTGGGCTGCAGGAGCGGGGCGCTGCGGTCCGTTGTCGCCGCAACATGGTTGCGCTCCAGGACTGAATGCTGGCCTGCTGGGCCGATGCTTCCGTCACATCCCCATGCAGGGGCTGACACGGCCTGGCATCAGCCCCCTGGCCCTTGACGCGCTGCCGGGCTGGCAATCTCCGGGGCGATCGCCGCGCCTGCCTTGCGTCAGCGACGCTGCTGAGTGCAGTACCAGGCCTGTGCGCCGCAATGCAGCCAGGCCCGCAGGGAATTCCTAGCGTTCCGCGGCTGTGCCGCCCACTCGTGACCCCGATCGACTGGCTCTGGATCCTCCATCCACTGCTGATGGTGGTGATCGCCTATCCCTTGCTGGGGATCGTTCTGTATCTGGCCCGCCGCACGCGCCTGCGCCGGCTCGGCCGGAGCCGCCTGCCGGTCAGCAGCGGTGCGGAGCACACCGATCTGGGCAGGGGCCTGGCGGTGGCGGTGGTGGCGATCACTCTGCTGGCCCTGGTGGTGGTGATCAGCACCAAGGGGCCCCTGGCCCAGTTCGCCGGCGGTCCCGGCCGGCTGGCACTGCTGGCCCTGGTGGCCGTGGGCACGGCCCTGGCGCTGGCGTCGCTGCTGCGGGTGCGTGCTGCGGCCCTGCGCGCTGTGTTCGCGCTGCTCACCTGGGTCGGCATGCTGGGTCTGGGCAGCCAGCCGGAGGTGTGGCGGCTCAGCGACGATCCCCTCTCGCCTGGCTTCTGGCAGTCGCATTACTGGGGCGGCGCCGGCCTGATCGGTCTGCTGCTGTTCTCCGTGGCCGCCAGACCCGAGATCCAGCGCAGCCTGCGCTGGCGACGCCTGCATCTGAGCGCCAATGTGCTGGCGGCGCTGCTGTTTGTCACCCAGGCCGCCACAGGCACCCGCGATCTGCTCGAAATCCCGCTGAGCTGGCAGAAGCCCACCATCTACGCCTGCGATCCGGTGGGTCAGACGTGCCCGCCGCTCGCTCCACCCAGCGCGCCCCCGGCCGACGCGCCCGCTCCCTCCACTCCAGCCCCGGCCACCTGAGTCCCCGCGCCCTGCCGTCCGATGCGTCTTCCCTGGGCGGTTGCCCTGCTGCTGTTGCTGGGACTGCGCTACCTGCTCTGGCGGGCGACCGACACGCTCAACCTCGCCACTCCCCTGGCGGCGGCCATCAGCGTCACGGCCCTGGCGGCCGAGGCCCTGCTGATCGCCAGCAGCTTCCTGGAGCTGCTGTTCAGCCTGTGGCTGCCGTCCGGACCGGGACGAGGGGACGAGCGATCCCCGCTGCCGGCTGCGCCGCTTCCGTGGGTGGAGGTGCTGGTTCCCAGCTACGGCGAGCCGCCCGAGCTGATCGAGCGCTGCCTGCGCGCCTGCCGCGATCTCGACTATCCCCGCTTCCGCGTCTGGCTCCTCGATGACAGTGGCCGGCCGGAGCTGGAGCAGCTGTGCGCCGATCTGGGGGTGCGCTACCTGGCCCGCCAGGAGCGCCGCCACGCCAAGGCCGGCAACCTCAACCATGCCCTGCCCCATCTGCAGGGCGAGCTGATCGCCGTGTTCGATGCCGATGTGCTGCCGCTGCGCCGTTTTCTGCGGCGCACCGTGCCGCTGTTCGAAGAGCTGGGCTCGGGCATCGATGCTAGGCGAAGCGCGCCGGTGGGCTTCGTGCAGACGCCCCAGACCTACCGCAACGCCGATCCGGTGATGCGCAACCTGGCACTGGAGCGCTGGTTGATGCCCGATGAGGAGAGCTTCTACCGCTGGATCGAGCCCTGCCGCGAGGCCGTCGGGGCCGTGGTCTGCGCCGGCACCTCGTTCGTGATGCGGCGCGAGGCCCTCGAGCGGGTGGGGGGCTTCGAGACCGGCACCCCCTCGGAGGATCTGGCCACCGGCATCCGGATCACGGCGGCGGGCTACCGCAATCATTATCTCCCCGAGAAGCTGAGCGCCGGTCTGGCACCGCTGACGGCGGCGGCGATGGCGCGGCAGCGCTGCCGCTGGGCCAGCGGCACCCTGCAGGTGCTGCGCACGGGAGCCAGCCCGCTGACCATCCGGGGACTGAACCCCCTGCAGCGCCTGGCCTACCTGGAGGGGATCGTGCACTGGCTGATGCCACTGCCGCAGTTGCTGCTGGCGCTGATGCCCCTGAGCCTGGGGGTGCTGGGGGTGGTGCCGCTGCGGCTCAGCGGCGAAGGGCTGCTGCTCCATGCCCTGCCGTTTGCCCTGGCTCAGCTGCTGCTGGTCCGCTGGCTGAGTGCACACTCGCGCACGGCCCTGCTGCCGGAGCTCTACCGCTGGATCTTCCTGCTGCCGCTGGTGGGTGCGGTGCTGCTGACGCTCCTCGGCAGGCCGCAGCGCTTCCGCGTCACCCCCAAGGCCCTGGCCGGTGGGCGCCGCACCTCGCCGGCCAGGCGGCTGCTGTTGCCCCTGCTGGTGCTGCTCAGCCTCCAGGTGGTGAGCCTGCTGA
It contains:
- a CDS encoding chlorophyll a/b-binding protein gives rise to the protein MTTPTSRFGFVAFAETWNGRLAMLGFVIGLATELLTGQGILSQIGLG
- the hypE gene encoding hydrogenase expression/formation protein HypE; translation: MQGSPSPAELPGGSEPERIRLAHGGGGTLMRALIERELRPLYADPALALHDAARLQLPHGRLAFTTDSYVVTPLEFAGGDIGKLAVIGTCNDLAMAGARPLHLSLGLILEEGLELERLRRLLGSLRQAARDCGVVVVTGDTKVVERGKADGLYINTSGIGLLETPEPIGPERIRAGDQLLVSGDLGRHGVAVLAARHSLDLQPPLPSDCAPLWPLVEQLLATGVRPRCLRDLTRGGLAAALQELAEAGGHALVLEEERLPVCPAVARCCDLLGFDPLHLANEGRCLLVVAPQDLETSLQLLQPLGGGWIGEVQPGSAGGNGAATAQVLLRTPFGSERLLAPQSGELLPRIC
- a CDS encoding DUF938 domain-containing protein, whose product is MLFSPACERNKQPILSMLRDWLQPPLRVLEVGSGSGQHARFFCSQLAGLHWQTSERAEALADLRAALQEAPVELAAGASLPAPLELDVTRAETWPPGPWDAVFSANTCHILPETALPPLLAGSRRALQEGGLLLLYGPFHDHGVHTAASNAAFDAHLRSLDPAMGVRDAAALLEMARGLGLEPVADVAMPSNNRMLVLRAC
- a CDS encoding DUF4079 family protein, whose protein sequence is MTPIDWLWILHPLLMVVIAYPLLGIVLYLARRTRLRRLGRSRLPVSSGAEHTDLGRGLAVAVVAITLLALVVVISTKGPLAQFAGGPGRLALLALVAVGTALALASLLRVRAAALRAVFALLTWVGMLGLGSQPEVWRLSDDPLSPGFWQSHYWGGAGLIGLLLFSVAARPEIQRSLRWRRLHLSANVLAALLFVTQAATGTRDLLEIPLSWQKPTIYACDPVGQTCPPLAPPSAPPADAPAPSTPAPAT
- a CDS encoding glycosyltransferase, producing the protein MRLPWAVALLLLLGLRYLLWRATDTLNLATPLAAAISVTALAAEALLIASSFLELLFSLWLPSGPGRGDERSPLPAAPLPWVEVLVPSYGEPPELIERCLRACRDLDYPRFRVWLLDDSGRPELEQLCADLGVRYLARQERRHAKAGNLNHALPHLQGELIAVFDADVLPLRRFLRRTVPLFEELGSGIDARRSAPVGFVQTPQTYRNADPVMRNLALERWLMPDEESFYRWIEPCREAVGAVVCAGTSFVMRREALERVGGFETGTPSEDLATGIRITAAGYRNHYLPEKLSAGLAPLTAAAMARQRCRWASGTLQVLRTGASPLTIRGLNPLQRLAYLEGIVHWLMPLPQLLLALMPLSLGVLGVVPLRLSGEGLLLHALPFALAQLLLVRWLSAHSRTALLPELYRWIFLLPLVGAVLLTLLGRPQRFRVTPKALAGGRRTSPARRLLLPLLVLLSLQVVSLLNLLRPAMGAALAPLSTATLTVSLVWAALNLFLLSLALRACFDRPGLAAQPWFRLRLPCRVHGGEREAEAELEAISEMGVELLLPEGWMSGFSLPEPPADGLPGTGMPEAIGLEAIASGNLEQPGLAHGMAPTGTETQPVATRQGALQPMPAMSTAPQAEGAQGDGPLAGRASEAIRPGQSPQSRPELWLDLQVEGLERLPLQLTARLGRRLGAHWGPLSAAQRQALFRFLYSRDGLWPQRKAPPEPLALVVVLQRWLLGCRPECWFRRSLIPQNPPVVKAG